The Streptomyces sp. NBC_01426 genome includes a region encoding these proteins:
- a CDS encoding 3'-5' exonuclease has translation MNGEPMGSLTDDPDFRATTFVVIDFETTTPTGYPAQPIEVAALALRCPDGAWTEAGRSTSLIRPPAFAPVTPADTAQTGLTAAELAGAPDVAHVMGALDRRFTPGGRYLLVAQHAATEANVIHNAREHCPALSRVDFLDTIPLAKYLVPGLANYKLDTLLAHFAIAQPAARHRAYADVDVTAQVFLRLLGAADDAAQLADLAALVKVAGRTAKSNIPVQGGLFNI, from the coding sequence ATGAACGGCGAACCTATGGGCAGTTTGACCGACGACCCCGACTTCCGGGCAACGACGTTCGTGGTCATCGACTTCGAGACGACGACGCCGACGGGCTACCCGGCGCAGCCCATCGAAGTCGCGGCTCTCGCCCTGCGCTGCCCAGATGGTGCGTGGACGGAGGCGGGCCGGAGTACCTCCCTCATCCGGCCGCCCGCGTTCGCCCCGGTGACACCGGCCGACACGGCCCAGACCGGCCTGACAGCGGCCGAACTGGCAGGCGCCCCGGACGTGGCGCACGTCATGGGCGCCCTGGACCGGCGCTTCACCCCTGGCGGCCGGTACCTGCTGGTGGCGCAGCACGCCGCGACCGAGGCGAACGTCATCCACAACGCCCGAGAGCACTGCCCGGCCCTGTCCCGTGTCGACTTCCTCGACACCATCCCCCTCGCCAAGTACCTGGTCCCGGGCCTGGCGAACTACAAGCTCGACACCCTGCTGGCGCACTTCGCCATCGCGCAGCCGGCCGCCCGCCACCGGGCCTACGCCGACGTCGACGTCACCGCGCAGGTGTTCCTCCGCCTCCTTGGTGCTGCAGACGACGCCGCGCAGCTCGCCGACCTCGCCGCCCTGGTGAAGGTGGCGGGGCGCACCGCCAAGAGCAACATCCCAGTCCAGGGCGGGCTCTTCAACATCTAG
- a CDS encoding HAD family hydrolase: MNKRTLASSSPNPALGASCSPAIPDGILAVIFDFDGTLADTTANQEQSLRAALQPYGLDLDTDWYRRRFGLSIHDLLAALPGARQLPHDEIIGRSRAHLLAHMNTIAPIACSVALLHAAREAGLPCAVASAASRILVHPGIEALGLAPQFEAVVTREDAARGKPAPELFLEAARRIGVPPERCLAVEDAPDGIASALAAGMHVLRVVDGHLAPTGDSDEDTTGLPSRAGVPMPPGCALGLAAARRAATQSGPASVPAPSTADSDR; the protein is encoded by the coding sequence ATGAACAAGAGGACCCTTGCATCGAGCAGCCCGAACCCTGCCCTCGGCGCGAGCTGCTCGCCAGCCATCCCCGACGGCATCCTGGCCGTGATCTTCGACTTCGACGGAACCCTCGCCGACACGACGGCCAACCAGGAGCAGTCGCTGCGGGCGGCACTCCAGCCGTACGGGCTCGACCTGGACACGGACTGGTACCGCCGACGCTTCGGCCTGTCCATCCACGACCTGCTCGCCGCGCTGCCGGGCGCACGGCAGCTGCCCCACGACGAGATCATCGGCCGTAGCCGCGCCCACCTCCTGGCACACATGAACACCATCGCCCCCATCGCGTGCAGCGTCGCGCTCCTGCACGCGGCGCGCGAAGCCGGGCTGCCCTGCGCCGTGGCGTCGGCGGCCAGCCGCATCCTCGTCCATCCCGGGATCGAGGCCCTGGGCTTGGCCCCCCAGTTCGAAGCTGTCGTCACCCGGGAGGACGCCGCACGCGGCAAGCCCGCCCCCGAACTGTTCCTGGAGGCCGCCCGCCGCATCGGCGTCCCGCCGGAGCGCTGCCTCGCCGTGGAAGACGCCCCGGACGGCATCGCCTCCGCGCTCGCCGCCGGCATGCACGTGCTCAGGGTGGTCGACGGCCACCTGGCCCCCACCGGCGATAGCGACGAAGACACCACGGGCCTGCCGTCACGAGCCGGAGTTCCGATGCCGCCCGGCTGCGCGCTCGGGCTGGCTGCTGCCCGCCGGGCGGCCACCCAAAGCGGCCCCGCATCGGTCCCCGCGCCGTCCACCGCCGATTCCGACCGGTGA
- a CDS encoding phosphoribosyltransferase, which yields MEPSSTSPLRADRPGPLFLTWDDLTTATATLAHQVAAAEVPQVVVGIVRGGMIPAAWLAHRLAIRDVRTVEVTRTTSDGINAAKSTVPIVRNPASLGDLTGLDVLLVDDIAGSGVTLAHTARMIHDLGPARVRTAVLAVNRANWTQSSDPHRDIDYIASLTDTWVVFPWEEQHER from the coding sequence ATGGAACCATCGTCGACTTCACCGTTACGTGCTGACCGGCCCGGCCCGCTGTTCCTGACGTGGGACGACCTCACCACCGCGACGGCAACCCTCGCGCATCAGGTGGCGGCCGCAGAGGTGCCGCAGGTGGTGGTGGGTATCGTCCGCGGCGGCATGATCCCGGCCGCGTGGCTCGCCCACCGGCTCGCGATCCGCGACGTGCGGACCGTCGAGGTCACCCGCACCACCAGCGACGGCATCAACGCCGCCAAGAGCACGGTCCCCATCGTCCGCAACCCCGCGTCGCTCGGCGACCTCACGGGCCTGGACGTGCTGCTCGTCGACGACATCGCCGGCAGTGGCGTGACCCTCGCCCACACGGCCCGGATGATCCATGACCTCGGCCCCGCCCGGGTGCGCACCGCGGTCCTCGCCGTGAACCGGGCCAACTGGACGCAGAGCTCCGACCCCCACCGCGACATCGACTACATCGCCTCGTTGACGGACACCTGGGTCGTCTTCCCCTGGGAGGAGCAGCATGAGCGCTGA
- a CDS encoding NUDIX hydrolase, protein MAITDSDIAGVLTAYLERYPQEAGQLAEPLRLLAEGRGVASRRTFPMHVTAGALLVRDHAEVLLIEHLAYGITLQPGGHLEPTDTTLVGAALRELSEETGIDPGQVALVSAHPAYVEFGRVPARPAKGEPDHYHLDFGYVFTTADAEVGRIQESEVTGAAWYPLDLAERLVGPRIARAVTTSTGIR, encoded by the coding sequence GTGGCGATCACTGATTCCGACATCGCGGGAGTGCTCACCGCCTACCTTGAGCGCTACCCGCAAGAGGCCGGACAACTGGCCGAGCCTCTGCGGCTCCTGGCCGAAGGCCGGGGGGTCGCCTCGCGGCGGACCTTCCCGATGCACGTCACCGCCGGCGCGCTGCTGGTCCGGGACCACGCCGAGGTCCTTCTGATCGAACACCTCGCGTACGGGATCACTTTGCAGCCAGGCGGTCATCTGGAGCCGACCGATACGACGCTGGTCGGCGCGGCGCTGCGGGAGCTGTCCGAGGAGACCGGCATCGACCCTGGACAGGTCGCCCTCGTCTCTGCGCACCCTGCCTATGTCGAGTTCGGCCGGGTGCCGGCCAGGCCCGCAAAGGGCGAGCCGGACCACTACCACCTGGATTTCGGCTATGTCTTCACGACGGCAGACGCCGAGGTCGGGCGTATCCAGGAGTCCGAGGTGACCGGCGCCGCCTGGTACCCGCTGGATCTCGCGGAGCGCCTCGTCGGGCCCCGGATCGCGCGGGCGGTCACCACATCGACCGGAATCAGGTAA
- a CDS encoding mycothiol-dependent nitroreductase Rv2466c family protein, producing the protein MTIAEETRGDEVQVPFWFDPLCPWAWITSRWLLEVEQVRPVRADWRIMSLAYLNLDQRGGKGISEDYRELMNTAWGSVRVCAAAAEHAGRPVLGPLYTAIGTRLHNQRRREDPTVITEALAEAGLPASLAAAASSTEFDQRIKDSHHEAFDEVGLDVGTPVLRIAGTTLFGPVITPAPRGEAAGQLWDGLALVAATDGFFELKRSRNVKPSFD; encoded by the coding sequence ATGACGATCGCCGAAGAGACCCGCGGCGACGAGGTCCAGGTCCCGTTCTGGTTCGATCCGCTGTGCCCCTGGGCCTGGATCACCTCCCGCTGGCTCCTGGAAGTCGAGCAGGTTCGGCCGGTGCGCGCCGACTGGCGGATCATGTCGCTCGCCTACCTCAACCTCGACCAGCGGGGCGGCAAGGGCATCAGCGAGGACTACCGGGAGCTGATGAACACGGCCTGGGGGTCGGTGCGGGTCTGCGCCGCCGCCGCCGAACACGCCGGCCGCCCCGTGCTGGGGCCGCTGTACACGGCCATCGGCACCCGGCTGCACAACCAGCGGCGCCGCGAGGACCCCACCGTCATTACCGAAGCCCTGGCGGAGGCCGGGCTGCCGGCCTCGCTGGCCGCGGCGGCCTCCAGCACGGAGTTCGACCAGCGCATCAAGGACTCGCACCACGAGGCGTTCGACGAGGTCGGCCTCGACGTCGGGACCCCCGTCCTGCGGATCGCCGGCACGACCCTGTTCGGTCCCGTCATCACTCCGGCCCCCCGCGGCGAAGCCGCCGGACAGCTCTGGGACGGCCTGGCGTTGGTCGCGGCGACGGACGGCTTCTTCGAGCTCAAGCGGAGCCGCAACGTCAAGCCGTCCTTCGACTGA
- a CDS encoding phosphoribosylaminoimidazolesuccinocarboxamide synthase, with translation MMPVLHSTKNLKVATPVTQSSAGVGIFEYTDAYTVFHYGRMPDLIPGKGEAIARMAAFNFALLEAAGVRTHFRRFTAPRHIEFDLARLPAPDAVPLAPDVRNTLLPVQVLVRTELPQGSSVHRRLAAGTLTPAQAGLSSLPAVGEELKDPLVEFATMLDDVNQYIDAAQAQRLTGLDDDRFQALLDTTVTVNRVLTEHARTVGLRHCDGKLEFVVAADGGLVLADSPGTPDESRLLFDGVHCGKQVLRNWYVNNGLEVPVNQLIAEGVPRHRWPTPTPLPGEFLPVMSDLYRSLSETWTGERLWNAPDLPAATAAVVRLIGH, from the coding sequence ATGATGCCCGTCCTCCACTCGACCAAGAACCTGAAGGTCGCCACCCCTGTCACGCAATCCAGTGCGGGCGTCGGGATCTTCGAGTACACCGACGCCTACACGGTGTTCCACTACGGCCGGATGCCGGACCTGATCCCCGGCAAGGGCGAGGCCATCGCCCGCATGGCCGCCTTCAACTTCGCCCTGCTGGAGGCGGCCGGCGTGCGAACCCACTTCCGCCGGTTCACCGCCCCCCGCCACATCGAGTTCGATCTCGCCCGCCTACCCGCCCCGGACGCCGTGCCCCTGGCCCCCGACGTCCGCAACACCCTGCTCCCCGTGCAGGTCCTTGTCCGCACCGAACTCCCGCAGGGCAGCTCCGTCCACCGCCGTCTCGCAGCCGGCACCCTCACCCCGGCCCAGGCCGGACTCAGCTCCCTCCCCGCGGTCGGGGAGGAGCTGAAGGACCCGCTCGTCGAGTTCGCGACCATGCTGGACGACGTCAACCAGTACATCGACGCGGCACAAGCCCAACGCCTCACGGGCCTCGACGACGACCGGTTCCAAGCCCTGCTCGACACCACCGTCACAGTCAACCGCGTGCTGACCGAACACGCGCGCACGGTGGGCCTGCGGCACTGCGACGGCAAACTCGAATTCGTGGTGGCGGCCGACGGCGGCCTCGTGCTCGCCGACAGCCCCGGCACGCCCGACGAGAGCCGCCTGCTCTTCGACGGCGTGCACTGCGGCAAGCAGGTCCTGCGGAACTGGTACGTCAACAACGGGCTCGAAGTCCCCGTCAACCAGCTGATCGCCGAAGGCGTGCCCCGGCACCGGTGGCCCACTCCTACCCCATTGCCGGGCGAGTTCCTGCCGGTGATGTCCGACCTCTACCGGTCCCTGAGCGAGACCTGGACCGGCGAGCGCCTCTGGAACGCGCCGGATCTGCCCGCGGCCACGGCGGCCGTGGTCCGGCTCATCGGGCACTGA
- a CDS encoding ATP-binding cassette domain-containing protein, whose product MTSGSTAAQPSTDEAEGTPPDSGGAAQEEEFQYRDESRIQAGAQMTTTTMARRLPVLVRRSLRMAWQVDRGATAGLLACQIGTGVLAALGLFAVTGTLTALIASGDITERLREAAPQLAVIAVAAGLRALLGVTVTWLTGRLRPVLARAAEVSMVEAALGAEAAANNKPGYNDQYDIADRGAQVTPDLVEEAQDVLAATATLAAGATVLTVIHPILLPLLLLACLPQAAAYVRAARVVYLASLETSGRRRMLHKLRWHMSYMESSEEMRACLAGPFLLGRYRRLAASVNVSEREAANTGAWMGLAGAAAGGVASAAVWATLLWLLVSGRMDLAAGGGAVFALQTATGSVRGIINGGARLVRTGWYVQDWQNFIDNAHGQAMVASRGSEMLSAPPERFEVRDVTYRYDGAEKDSLAGVSLKVRRGEIVALVGENGSGKTTLSRLICGLLLPTSGEVAWDHTTTARLEPWEAWKHVAVAPQRFTYLPLTLRDNVTLGQGDPSDAALMAACEASGAADMLPALRSGLDTLLTSEWFGGHQLSGGQWQRVILTRAFHRKAELLVMDEPTAALDARAEHHVFTGLRDLAKDRAILLITHRLANVAVADRIVVLDQGRLVQEGTYAQLTREPGLFRTLWELEQRTGGAPDPT is encoded by the coding sequence TTGACCTCGGGCAGCACAGCCGCACAGCCGAGCACGGACGAAGCGGAGGGGACCCCACCCGACAGCGGGGGCGCGGCGCAGGAGGAGGAGTTCCAGTACCGGGACGAGTCCCGGATCCAGGCCGGCGCGCAGATGACGACGACCACGATGGCGCGGCGCCTGCCCGTGCTGGTGCGCCGGTCGCTGCGGATGGCGTGGCAGGTTGACCGGGGCGCGACGGCCGGACTGCTCGCGTGCCAGATCGGCACCGGCGTGCTGGCCGCACTGGGCCTGTTCGCCGTGACCGGGACCCTCACCGCGCTGATCGCCTCCGGCGACATCACCGAGCGGCTGCGGGAGGCGGCTCCGCAGCTGGCCGTCATCGCGGTGGCTGCCGGGCTGCGCGCCCTGCTGGGAGTCACGGTGACCTGGCTGACCGGGCGGCTGCGGCCGGTGCTCGCCCGGGCCGCGGAAGTCAGCATGGTCGAGGCGGCTCTCGGCGCCGAGGCCGCGGCGAACAACAAGCCGGGGTACAACGACCAGTACGACATCGCCGACCGCGGCGCCCAGGTCACTCCCGACCTCGTGGAGGAAGCCCAGGACGTGCTGGCCGCCACGGCGACCCTCGCCGCCGGCGCGACCGTCCTCACCGTGATCCACCCGATTCTCCTGCCTCTGCTGCTCCTGGCGTGCCTGCCGCAGGCCGCCGCGTACGTGCGCGCGGCCCGCGTGGTGTACCTCGCGAGCCTGGAGACGTCGGGGCGCCGACGGATGCTGCACAAGCTGCGCTGGCACATGTCCTACATGGAGTCCAGCGAGGAGATGCGAGCCTGCCTGGCCGGCCCGTTCCTCCTCGGCCGCTACCGGCGCCTGGCCGCCTCCGTCAACGTCTCCGAGCGCGAGGCCGCGAACACCGGGGCCTGGATGGGCCTGGCCGGCGCGGCGGCCGGCGGAGTCGCCTCGGCGGCGGTCTGGGCGACCCTGCTGTGGCTCCTGGTCTCCGGCCGGATGGACCTGGCGGCGGGCGGCGGCGCGGTCTTCGCCCTGCAGACGGCGACCGGCTCCGTACGCGGCATCATCAACGGCGGGGCCCGGCTGGTGCGCACCGGCTGGTACGTGCAGGACTGGCAGAACTTCATCGACAACGCGCACGGGCAGGCGATGGTGGCCTCGCGTGGCTCCGAGATGCTGTCGGCGCCGCCGGAACGGTTCGAGGTCCGCGACGTCACCTACCGGTACGACGGTGCGGAGAAGGACAGCCTGGCCGGGGTATCGCTGAAGGTACGGCGCGGGGAGATCGTGGCGCTGGTCGGGGAGAACGGGTCAGGGAAGACGACTCTGTCCCGGCTGATCTGCGGACTGCTGCTGCCGACCTCCGGGGAAGTGGCCTGGGATCACACGACCACCGCGCGGCTGGAGCCGTGGGAGGCGTGGAAGCACGTGGCGGTCGCGCCGCAGCGGTTCACCTACCTGCCGCTGACGCTGCGCGACAACGTCACCCTGGGGCAGGGCGACCCCAGCGACGCCGCGCTCATGGCGGCCTGCGAGGCGTCCGGAGCCGCGGACATGCTGCCCGCCCTCCGTTCCGGCCTCGACACCCTCCTGACCAGCGAGTGGTTTGGCGGCCACCAGCTGTCCGGCGGGCAGTGGCAACGCGTCATCCTGACCAGGGCCTTTCACCGGAAGGCCGAGCTGCTGGTGATGGATGAGCCCACGGCCGCGCTCGACGCCCGGGCGGAGCACCACGTCTTCACCGGCCTGCGGGACCTGGCCAAGGACCGCGCCATCCTTCTGATCACGCACCGGCTCGCCAACGTCGCAGTGGCCGACCGGATCGTCGTCCTCGACCAGGGCCGCCTCGTCCAGGAAGGCACGTACGCGCAGCTCACCCGCGAGCCCGGGCTCTTTCGGACCCTGTGGGAACTGGAGCAGCGCACCGGCGGCGCGCCCGATCCGACCTGA
- a CDS encoding thymidylate kinase, translating into MTITPVRHACTRGPLISAEGLNGVGKTYLTNRAVEALDEKPLMLDEFSQRANGRPGLGEALLQALRAASAGDPFLRGGTPMAEALLLMAIKRHDLDTLLPDLAGGRTVVEGRSVDTTAVCQALLLHPDHPDQALETALALLDLASFYRPLPDLTILVTDDADQALVRAQRRDRRVFTPEQATFMRRACALFERVAATDPARYRVIDRRVIDEYEAAAQIRDWIGGAGPGLDCLREPWAGEGAPCMCCGQRAEVVPA; encoded by the coding sequence GTGACGATCACCCCGGTACGCCACGCGTGCACGCGCGGCCCGCTGATCTCCGCCGAAGGACTCAACGGCGTCGGCAAGACCTACCTGACCAACCGCGCCGTCGAAGCCCTCGACGAGAAGCCGTTGATGCTGGACGAGTTCTCCCAGCGGGCGAACGGACGCCCCGGACTGGGCGAAGCCCTGCTCCAGGCGCTGCGCGCGGCCAGCGCCGGCGACCCGTTCCTGCGCGGGGGCACACCCATGGCCGAGGCTCTCCTCCTGATGGCCATCAAGCGCCATGACCTCGACACCCTGCTCCCCGACCTGGCCGGTGGGCGCACGGTCGTCGAAGGCCGCAGCGTCGACACCACGGCGGTGTGCCAGGCACTGCTGCTGCACCCCGATCACCCGGACCAAGCCCTGGAGACGGCCCTGGCCCTGCTCGACCTCGCCTCCTTCTACCGGCCGCTGCCCGATCTCACGATCCTGGTCACCGACGACGCCGACCAGGCGCTGGTGCGCGCGCAGCGTCGCGACCGGCGGGTCTTCACCCCCGAGCAGGCCACATTCATGCGCCGGGCGTGCGCGCTGTTCGAACGGGTCGCCGCCACCGATCCGGCCCGCTACCGCGTCATCGACCGGCGCGTCATCGACGAATACGAGGCCGCCGCGCAGATCCGTGACTGGATCGGCGGCGCCGGGCCCGGCCTGGACTGCCTGCGTGAGCCGTGGGCGGGCGAGGGGGCGCCGTGCATGTGCTGCGGACAGCGCGCGGAAGTGGTGCCGGCATGA
- a CDS encoding radical SAM protein has protein sequence MRRDITLLWGLRSRCAVACLYCYFGTVEEHKVSPPDQLGILSHISRNDLSREEITAFARTLEGSPVERVVIAGGEPLDWPAALDLIEIIKNAGCEVVIATNGIPLTRPGIAERLIELRVDGVSVSLDSVDPVSNDRLRPSRSGKFGHADVVAGIQALLRARGNGPAPRVGIYSVVMRPAPQEITQVARLGAELGVDYFVPQPISLTPDHKLFDELAHTPEDTVTVAQELAQLQADPAGLEVPSPGSMLRFVSAISTQAGGRVQECFGGAQLFFVQPDGSLWDCPSDRRIAATPAERRRTIAGADARTLFDGRPPCTDCSHFSRDCVNMWPLVLDMPRLLNKESSR, from the coding sequence ATGCGTCGTGACATCACGCTCCTGTGGGGACTGCGGTCCCGCTGCGCCGTGGCTTGTCTGTACTGCTACTTCGGCACCGTGGAGGAGCACAAGGTCAGCCCGCCGGACCAGCTCGGCATCCTGTCGCACATCTCCCGCAACGACCTGAGCCGGGAGGAGATCACCGCGTTCGCGCGGACCCTGGAGGGCTCCCCGGTCGAGCGGGTCGTCATTGCCGGCGGCGAGCCGCTGGACTGGCCCGCCGCCCTGGACCTGATCGAGATCATCAAGAACGCGGGATGCGAGGTGGTCATCGCCACGAACGGCATCCCTCTCACCCGCCCGGGGATCGCCGAACGTCTCATCGAGCTTCGAGTGGACGGGGTGTCGGTGTCCCTGGACAGCGTGGACCCGGTTTCCAACGATCGTCTGCGGCCCTCCCGCTCCGGGAAGTTCGGCCACGCCGACGTGGTGGCCGGCATTCAGGCACTGCTGCGGGCCCGCGGCAACGGCCCGGCGCCGCGGGTCGGGATTTACAGCGTGGTGATGCGGCCGGCGCCGCAGGAGATCACCCAGGTGGCGCGGCTGGGCGCCGAGCTCGGCGTGGACTATTTCGTGCCGCAGCCGATCTCCCTTACACCCGATCACAAGCTGTTCGACGAGCTCGCGCACACCCCCGAGGACACGGTGACCGTGGCCCAGGAACTGGCCCAGCTGCAGGCCGACCCGGCGGGCCTGGAGGTTCCCTCGCCCGGCTCGATGCTGCGCTTCGTCTCCGCGATCTCCACCCAGGCCGGCGGGCGCGTGCAGGAGTGCTTCGGCGGTGCGCAGCTGTTCTTCGTCCAGCCGGACGGCTCGCTGTGGGACTGCCCGTCCGATCGCCGGATCGCCGCGACCCCCGCCGAGCGGCGGCGCACGATCGCCGGGGCGGACGCCCGGACGCTTTTCGACGGGCGGCCCCCGTGCACGGACTGCTCTCACTTCAGCCGGGACTGCGTGAACATGTGGCCCCTGGTCCTGGACATGCCGCGCCTGCTCAACAAGGAGTCCAGCCGGTGA
- a CDS encoding class I SAM-dependent methyltransferase, translating into MEYDALTGWDDDITAETYAAFTRAYPMYSASSRDLAARADLTRSRVIVDLCGGTGTTAEAILALAPPDSTVFSLDSSAAMQSIGRRLLSDPRLTWVNGSAEGLADHVPARSVDAVVCNSAVWKTDVAAVVTAVRRVLRPGGRFVFNIGGAFAGVTHPDALSPPTGPSLSALIEQIANRDYGIVPPTAAVPPKLPLPMITGLLADAGLHVVAAEVTGQHTTTAERAAWLSIPVFAHPEGALSYEQKMAILAEATAQSKPDDVTVTSWLVIVAELPAEA; encoded by the coding sequence TTGGAGTACGACGCCCTCACCGGCTGGGACGACGACATCACCGCCGAGACCTACGCCGCCTTCACCCGGGCCTACCCCATGTACAGCGCCTCCAGCCGCGATCTGGCCGCGCGTGCCGACCTCACCCGCAGTCGTGTGATCGTCGACCTGTGCGGCGGCACCGGTACGACGGCCGAGGCGATCCTCGCCCTGGCGCCGCCCGACTCCACCGTCTTCTCCCTCGACAGCTCCGCCGCCATGCAGAGCATCGGCCGCCGACTCCTGAGCGACCCCCGGCTGACTTGGGTCAACGGCTCTGCCGAAGGTTTGGCCGACCATGTCCCGGCGCGCAGCGTGGATGCCGTCGTGTGCAACTCGGCGGTGTGGAAGACGGACGTCGCCGCTGTGGTCACTGCGGTGCGCCGTGTACTGCGGCCCGGAGGCCGGTTCGTCTTCAACATCGGCGGCGCCTTCGCCGGGGTCACCCACCCCGACGCGCTGTCCCCGCCGACCGGGCCTTCTCTCAGCGCCCTGATCGAGCAGATCGCTAACCGGGACTACGGCATCGTCCCGCCGACGGCCGCCGTCCCTCCGAAGCTCCCGCTCCCCATGATCACCGGGCTGCTGGCCGATGCCGGGCTGCACGTTGTCGCCGCGGAGGTCACCGGCCAGCACACCACGACCGCTGAGAGGGCGGCCTGGCTGTCCATTCCCGTCTTCGCCCACCCCGAGGGCGCCCTCTCCTACGAGCAGAAGATGGCGATCCTCGCCGAGGCCACCGCCCAGTCCAAGCCAGACGACGTCACGGTGACGAGCTGGCTCGTGATCGTCGCCGAGCTTCCGGCAGAGGCATGA
- a CDS encoding dTMP kinase: MSAELGSPAGRAAGRRATGTTAPVLPVPRAAAGRVRPLWVSVEGLNGAGKSEAIRAVAAELGPRCVRLSELTDQDGDTLPGQVIAALRSTEDVFLRTGYPVVETLAFLALKVREYERLSEGDLTGVEVILEDRGVDSTALYQAVILAAQHPGVQPQALAERILATMAPWRPAPDATVLLTCDREVATSRFAARTGRVLDGRDLEVIEQADVLYREFARAHPDRFTVLDVNGCSRAESAKALRTAVEDLIQRREAVHAS, from the coding sequence ATGAGCGCTGAACTGGGTTCCCCGGCCGGGCGCGCCGCGGGTCGGAGGGCGACGGGCACGACGGCCCCCGTCCTTCCCGTGCCTCGTGCCGCTGCTGGCCGTGTCCGGCCGTTGTGGGTGAGCGTCGAGGGTCTCAACGGGGCGGGCAAGAGCGAGGCGATCCGTGCGGTCGCGGCCGAGCTGGGCCCGCGGTGCGTGCGGCTGAGCGAGCTGACGGACCAGGACGGCGACACGCTGCCGGGCCAGGTGATCGCCGCTCTCCGCTCGACAGAGGACGTCTTTCTCCGGACGGGGTATCCCGTCGTCGAGACCCTGGCCTTCCTCGCTCTGAAGGTCCGCGAGTACGAGCGCCTGAGCGAGGGCGACTTGACCGGCGTCGAGGTGATCCTCGAAGACCGTGGGGTCGATAGCACGGCCCTCTACCAGGCGGTGATCCTGGCCGCCCAGCACCCGGGCGTACAGCCTCAGGCACTGGCGGAGCGCATCCTGGCGACCATGGCGCCATGGCGCCCTGCCCCCGACGCGACGGTCCTGCTGACGTGCGACCGGGAGGTCGCCACCAGCCGGTTCGCCGCCCGGACCGGCCGGGTGCTCGACGGCCGGGACCTCGAGGTGATCGAACAGGCCGACGTCCTCTACCGCGAGTTCGCCCGCGCCCACCCAGACCGGTTCACCGTGCTGGATGTGAACGGCTGCAGCCGGGCCGAGAGCGCGAAGGCACTCCGGACGGCCGTGGAGGACCTGATCCAGCGGCGGGAGGCCGTCCATGCGTCGTGA
- a CDS encoding DegT/DnrJ/EryC1/StrS family aminotransferase, translated as MNLPPPPDKAPLLQEVTASLSAMPDPAASGHLRRFEDEAAHALGTAHAVAVSSGTAALHAALSACGIGPGDDVLVPALTVIMTVAPLRALGATPVFVDSDPATLDLDYEDAARKVTTRARAIIPVHLWGRMGDPGALAAFASEHGLAVVEDAAQAVGTVRNKRLAGTVGTVGCFSMKDGKILWSGEGGFLTTASGRVAEHARAFRSHWQPAPPGEAPLSRLATNSRLAAPLAALALANLRRLPDLIERRRAQTRYLLNALERVPGLTALAPAAGEEWNGFSPLLHIGLPSPRAFAEHLAQQGVPNSTGSFRLVPCDTRPPFPRPEQPCRGTAEILDHTLAVVLAEGDTQATLDHYADVIAQAAAAWAP; from the coding sequence GTGAACCTTCCCCCGCCCCCTGACAAGGCGCCGCTCCTGCAAGAGGTGACCGCCAGCCTGTCGGCCATGCCCGACCCGGCAGCCTCGGGCCATTTGCGACGGTTCGAGGACGAAGCCGCGCACGCTCTCGGCACCGCGCACGCGGTCGCCGTGTCCTCGGGCACCGCTGCTCTGCACGCCGCGCTGTCCGCGTGCGGGATCGGACCGGGAGACGACGTCCTCGTACCAGCGCTCACCGTGATCATGACTGTGGCACCTCTTCGTGCTCTCGGGGCCACGCCGGTGTTCGTCGACAGCGACCCGGCCACCCTGGACCTGGACTACGAGGACGCGGCCCGGAAGGTCACCACGCGGGCCCGGGCGATCATCCCGGTCCACCTGTGGGGCCGCATGGGAGACCCCGGCGCGCTGGCAGCGTTCGCGTCCGAGCACGGACTCGCGGTCGTCGAGGACGCGGCCCAGGCCGTCGGCACCGTCCGTAACAAACGGCTGGCCGGCACAGTCGGCACGGTCGGCTGCTTCAGCATGAAGGACGGCAAGATCCTGTGGAGCGGCGAAGGTGGGTTCCTCACCACGGCCAGCGGCCGGGTCGCTGAGCACGCGCGCGCCTTCCGCAGCCACTGGCAGCCCGCCCCACCGGGAGAGGCCCCGCTCAGCCGCTTGGCAACCAACTCCCGCCTCGCCGCGCCCCTGGCCGCCCTCGCCCTGGCCAACCTCCGCCGCCTGCCTGATCTGATCGAACGGCGCCGCGCCCAGACCCGATACCTCCTGAACGCCCTGGAGCGGGTCCCCGGGCTGACCGCCCTCGCCCCTGCCGCAGGTGAGGAGTGGAACGGCTTCTCCCCGCTGCTGCACATCGGCCTTCCCAGCCCCCGGGCATTCGCCGAACATCTCGCGCAGCAGGGCGTGCCGAACTCCACCGGCAGTTTCCGCCTCGTGCCCTGCGACACCCGGCCCCCTTTCCCCCGGCCGGAGCAGCCCTGCCGCGGCACGGCCGAGATCCTCGACCACACGCTCGCCGTCGTCCTGGCCGAGGGCGACACCCAGGCCACCCTCGACCACTACGCCGATGTCATCGCCCAGGCGGCCGCCGCGTGGGCACCGTGA